The DNA region CAATCTGGCTACTGCGGAAACTCTGGATGCAATATTAACTGTGATTGTGATCGATTCCTGGAACTTGGTGATATCGGCTTAATCGCAATTGGCGATGTTGTGATAATTGACCATGGACTTGGACTAGAGCGAATAGCTTCAGCCTGCCTTGATCAAAAAAACACAAATAGCCTACCGGAAATTCAACAACTAACTAGTGCAATCCACAAACTAATCCCATTAGACGAAAATGAACTATTTGTAATAACTGACCACCTACGTTCAACAACTGTAATTATAAACAGTGGTATTATCCCAGGAAACAAACAAGCTGGATATTCACTTCGTCAACTAATTAGGAAAATCCTCTGGCTACTCCTCAAGTTTAATAAGCTTGAAAGAGAAACCGTCTCTATTCTTTGGCAAACTGCGACAGAGATACTCAAAAAACAACTGGGATATATAGACATAAACTCCGACAAAATAGTTCCAGTCATTCTGGCTGAATATGACCAGCACCTCCAAATGGTCGAAAGAGGAAAAAAAACTTTACGAAAATTTTTCAAAAAAAGAACCAGTCAACAACCGTTAACTGATCAAGAAAAAAAGTTTCTGTTTGAAACTTATGGGATACCACCAGAACTTATCCCCTGGACACAAGAATAAAAACTACAAAACAAAGACAGTTTTCAGAAAGCTGTCTTTTATATTTTTTCGACAATTGAAAACAATTCAATTTCTTCATCATCTATAAAAACTGCAGCCAAATCAGCTATGCCAAGTACTGTTTTATCTGGATATTTTGTTTTGATTTGTTGCAAGATATCAAAATATGCTTTTTGATAGTGTGGTAATACAATATATTTCGACAGAAAACCAAATCCTTTTTCGAAACACAATTCTTCATCCAATTCAGAAACTATACTTATCCCCGTCAAAGCTGATGCACCAGCACTAATTCCCGACAAAACTCCACCTCTTCCTAAAAATTCTTCCAATTCATTTACAATGTTTTGTTCTTTGAATTTATTTATCAAGCAACAAGTATCGCCTCCGCCCAAGTAAATCAAATTAGAATTTTGGATTTTATTTTTTATTTCCTCAAACGATTCTGAACTCAACTTGGCTGAGCTTACTGTGCTACAACCTAACTCAGAATAATATTTCTCAAAAATTTTAATATATTCATCTGAATCACCTGCCGCTGTAGGGAAAAACAAACACTTAGCATCACCTCCAGCTAAACCAATAATTCTTTTATCAATTTCCGCTGTCTGTGCTGATTGAATTTCGCCACCACCGATTAAAACTATTTTCTTTGTCATATTGAATAATATAATGATAAACAATGCTCGCCAAAACACTTAGCTGATTTAGTTTGCTTAGAAAATTTAACTAAATTTCTTAATATCAAGTCAAAATCATCCGTGACAATATTTCCAGCTAATAAATCTTGGCGATGAAAACAAGGAAAAACAGAACCATCTGAATCAACAACCAAATCGTCAACACCCATGTGACAATAAGTAGGTTTAACTGCTCCCTTTGTTTTATTATAATATCCCTGAATTAAACTCCAGTATTTTTGTTTTTTATTTTTCTCAAGCCAAGGCTTGATTTCAGTTATTAAATAGTTCCATTGTACCTCTGATAAATTCCTAAAGCTTAATCTATCGTAATATTTATTATCTTTATTAATATATGCTGGTTGGATAACAAGTTCATGACCATTTTTATCAGCTTGCTTAATAACCTCTGGCAAACTTTCCAAATTCTCCTTAGTTAATATATGAACAACCGAAAATGGAATTTTATTGCTCTGCAAATCAACCAATAACTGTTTATTTAAATACATTGCCGACAAAAATAATTTCGTAACACCCGCGTCACTCAACTCTTTTACAATCTCACTATTCAAAAATATCCCGTTAGTATCAACATTGACGTCCAACCCCAACTCCTTGCAACGTTGAACACAAAACAAAACCTCCTTTTTTCTAGTCATTGGCTCTCCGCCAGTAAGACAAACCTCTGTGAACCCAGCATCTTTCACTTTGTTCAAAATTGAATCTAAATTTTCTTGACTAAGACGATCTGCCTTTTTTCGAAAAGAATCCTGATTATAAAAACAATGCAAACAATTCACATTGCAACTACTTGTAATAATAATAAACGCAGTTTTACAAATTAATTTCTTGGTCATAGTATGTTGCCCATGGCAAATAATCATTAAAAAACTTACAACGCTCAATGTCTACTGGTTTAGTGAATTTTTTCATCTCATACACCTCCAGAGGACAAGGACCACCGCAAACATTCATTGCTGGACAGTTTAAACATTTATTTAGAAAATATGGTTCAGTTAATTTCCACTTAGAAAATACCGAGCCCTTCTTTTGCAGATCAGTAAACTTTGACAAAATATCTGGCTGATCCCAACTAACGATACAAGGGCTGAGAAGCCCATCTGTCTGCAATGTCGCCGTGTAATAATCATTATATTTTGCACAAGAAAATATTAGAGGTTTCTCCTCATTAATAGCAAACAACACACGCGTGCCGAAACTGTTAATTATCGCTTTATTTTCTTCAGCAATCTTATGACATTTTTGAATTTGTTTTGAAAATTCAGCACCATCAATAGTCCAATTCCCATGTACTGGCTGTGGGGTATTTATTGTAATAAACTTAAATCCTAATTCTTTTATAATATACTCACAAGCATTGGCTAAATCTTCAATCGTTTCTGGTGCCGGAGTAACTAAAATTCCAATTTCATTATTTGTTTCCCTTAAAATCTTTAACCCTTTGATCGTTTTATCATAAGCGCTTGCCTCATTTGAAAAAACTCTATTCAGATCATTCATTTTTTTCCAACCATCAAGTGAAACACTAACCAAAAAACTATTTGCTTTAAAAAACTTTGCTTTTTCTTGAGTCAACAAGGTTGCATTTGTAGTAATTCCAAAGTGAGCTTGGGAAATTTGCTTCTTTACTTTGAGCTGATTAATATAACTTACCGCTTTTTTTATTAATTCAAACTCCAACAATGGTTCTCCACCAAAAAACTGTACTTCAATAGCTTTGCCA from Candidatus Falkowbacteria bacterium includes:
- a CDS encoding type 1 glutamine amidotransferase-like domain-containing protein, with protein sequence MTKKIVLIGGGEIQSAQTAEIDKRIIGLAGGDAKCLFFPTAAGDSDEYIKIFEKYYSELGCSTVSSAKLSSESFEEIKNKIQNSNLIYLGGGDTCCLINKFKEQNIVNELEEFLGRGGVLSGISAGASALTGISIVSELDEELCFEKGFGFLSKYIVLPHYQKAYFDILQQIKTKYPDKTVLGIADLAAVFIDDEEIELFSIVEKI
- a CDS encoding radical SAM protein, translated to MTKKLICKTAFIIITSSCNVNCLHCFYNQDSFRKKADRLSQENLDSILNKVKDAGFTEVCLTGGEPMTRKKEVLFCVQRCKELGLDVNVDTNGIFLNSEIVKELSDAGVTKLFLSAMYLNKQLLVDLQSNKIPFSVVHILTKENLESLPEVIKQADKNGHELVIQPAYINKDNKYYDRLSFRNLSEVQWNYLITEIKPWLEKNKKQKYWSLIQGYYNKTKGAVKPTYCHMGVDDLVVDSDGSVFPCFHRQDLLAGNIVTDDFDLILRNLVKFSKQTKSAKCFGEHCLSLYYSI
- a CDS encoding radical SAM protein, producing MKKFVKSRWTYIFPQDKFCVLFNSLNLKTQFIDKQTISLVNFLKEPRTKSEVFCLVEKGDTEKKDFENIWKQFIQLKVIVENDADELAELVDWSGQQRSKKEKQMSGNIKMNALRVIITEKCNLDCKYCFVDKRKTKKAKVMSWLTLKSGIDNLAKLCNGKAIEVQFFGGEPLLEFELIKKAVSYINQLKVKKQISQAHFGITTNATLLTQEKAKFFKANSFLVSVSLDGWKKMNDLNRVFSNEASAYDKTIKGLKILRETNNEIGILVTPAPETIEDLANACEYIIKELGFKFITINTPQPVHGNWTIDGAEFSKQIQKCHKIAEENKAIINSFGTRVLFAINEEKPLIFSCAKYNDYYTATLQTDGLLSPCIVSWDQPDILSKFTDLQKKGSVFSKWKLTEPYFLNKCLNCPAMNVCGGPCPLEVYEMKKFTKPVDIERCKFFNDYLPWATYYDQEINL